From the Arthrobacter sp. PM3 genome, one window contains:
- a CDS encoding UvrD-helicase domain-containing protein, protein MTEANPTADVEVSGWFTFLIGQFIRPYLPFLFPGQDLNGLDDKSLYQERVPVTARGRYFTQSDLLRAVHAAHLATLLIEASRSLPIRRLEAIYDHVYIDEVQDLGGYDLEVLDALLRSTVPLTMVGDVRQAVVATSPLERKHKQYKNMQVWNWFRRQEAAGRLVITHRSETWRCRPEIAAFADSLFDSGWAFPKTVSLNATTTGHDGVFLVRTADVVAYVEGFAPQNLRWGANSWKSHDHLNFMNFGAAKGLTRERVLIFPTDKMQRLLQRGTPLEDLAAAKLYVGVTRAEQSVAFVLDEAGDSQHPYWRRVD, encoded by the coding sequence GTGACCGAAGCGAATCCGACCGCCGACGTAGAAGTGTCTGGATGGTTCACGTTCCTCATCGGCCAATTCATCCGCCCTTATCTTCCGTTCCTGTTTCCGGGCCAGGACCTTAACGGCCTCGATGACAAGAGCCTGTACCAGGAGCGAGTGCCTGTGACAGCACGGGGACGATACTTCACCCAATCAGATCTACTGCGCGCGGTTCACGCCGCGCACCTGGCAACTCTCCTGATCGAGGCATCGCGTTCGCTCCCAATACGCCGACTGGAAGCCATCTACGATCATGTCTACATCGACGAGGTGCAGGACCTGGGCGGGTACGACTTGGAAGTCCTGGATGCTCTGCTGCGCTCCACCGTTCCGTTAACAATGGTGGGGGACGTACGACAGGCGGTCGTCGCGACTAGCCCATTAGAACGGAAGCACAAGCAGTATAAGAACATGCAGGTGTGGAACTGGTTCCGCCGCCAAGAGGCAGCCGGCAGACTGGTCATCACGCATCGGTCGGAAACGTGGCGGTGCCGACCTGAAATCGCCGCGTTCGCCGACTCGCTTTTCGACAGCGGCTGGGCGTTCCCGAAAACAGTGTCATTGAATGCGACCACTACAGGCCATGACGGCGTGTTTCTCGTGCGAACTGCAGACGTCGTGGCGTACGTCGAAGGGTTCGCCCCGCAGAATCTGCGTTGGGGTGCCAATTCCTGGAAAAGCCACGATCACTTAAATTTTATGAACTTCGGCGCCGCCAAGGGACTTACACGTGAACGAGTGCTGATCTTTCCGACAGACAAGATGCAGAGGCTGCTCCAGAGGGGAACGCCGCTGGAGGACCTAGCAGCGGCGAAGCTATACGTCGGAGTGACTCGTGCTGAGCAGAGCGTCGCGTTCGTACTCGATGAGGCTGGAGACAGCCAACACCCGTATTGGCGGAGGGTGGATTAG
- a CDS encoding recombinase family protein, which translates to MDRGALGARVSRPHFDRPLRALIDGDNLVMRTLDRLWRYTLDMLAFANELHRRAAGRRVLNLGGGAVGHTRGSQNAAAERSNPHFRPAFFSGG; encoded by the coding sequence ATTGATCGCGGCGCGCTCGGGGCGCGGGTCTCACGTCCACACTTCGATCGCCCACTCCGGGCGCTGATCGACGGAGACAACCTCGTTATGAGGACGCTGGATCGGCTTTGGCGATACACCCTGGACATGCTCGCCTTCGCTAACGAACTGCACCGCCGGGCTGCGGGCCGACGCGTCCTGAACCTCGGCGGTGGCGCCGTCGGCCACACCAGGGGATCACAGAATGCCGCCGCAGAGCGATCAAATCCCCATTTCCGGCCGGCATTCTTCAGCGGTGGTTGA